The Bordetella sp. FB-8 genome includes a window with the following:
- a CDS encoding Lrp/AsnC family transcriptional regulator → MDDIDRELISLLRADARTPVVMLARKLRIARATVQNRMAKLQADGTIVGYTVRLRPEAEGHRIRALMSIEVEGNSEVEVRRVLRGNPNVVALHTTNGRWDLIAELRTDTLESFDSVLNAIRSVQGIANTETSILLSTHKI, encoded by the coding sequence ATGGACGATATTGATCGCGAATTAATCTCCCTGTTGCGTGCCGATGCGAGAACGCCGGTCGTCATGCTGGCCAGGAAGTTGCGGATCGCGCGCGCCACGGTGCAGAATCGCATGGCCAAGCTGCAGGCCGACGGCACGATCGTCGGGTACACGGTTCGGCTCAGGCCTGAGGCTGAAGGGCACCGCATCCGCGCCCTGATGTCGATCGAAGTCGAGGGCAATAGCGAAGTCGAGGTGCGGCGTGTGCTGCGCGGCAATCCGAACGTGGTGGCCTTGCACACGACCAATGGGCGCTGGGACCTGATCGCCGAGCTGCGCACCGACACGCTGGAGTCGTTCGACAGTGTGCTCAACGCTATCCGCAGCGTTCAAGGCATCGCCAACACGGAGACCAGCATCTTGCTGTCCACGCACAAGATCTAG
- a CDS encoding ornithine cyclodeaminase has translation MTRFIDVSTMSGLIHDLGAPRFIGELADAIREDFLDWPQFNKSARVSNHSDNGVIELMPVSNAQRYAFKYVNGHPSNTRHGLYTVMGFGVLAEADTGYPLLLSELTIATALRTSATSLMAARALARPDARRMALIGNGAQSEFQALAFHCHLGIDEIAVYDVDPHATEKLIRNLSAFPALKITQAASTAEAVRGADIVTTVTAAKAHATVLTPDMIEPGMHINAVGGDCPGKTELHADILRAARVFVEYEPQTRIEGEIQQLPPDFPVVDLWRVLAGTEAGRQSAEQVTLFDSVGFALEDYSTLRYVHEQAQQRNLGLTVELVPGSEDPKDLFRYTRPDCARVAMRRVA, from the coding sequence ATGACACGCTTCATAGACGTTTCGACCATGTCCGGCCTGATTCATGACCTGGGCGCACCCCGCTTCATAGGGGAACTTGCCGACGCCATCCGGGAAGACTTCCTTGACTGGCCGCAGTTCAACAAGTCGGCGCGCGTCTCCAACCACTCGGACAACGGCGTGATCGAACTCATGCCCGTGTCCAATGCGCAGCGCTATGCGTTCAAGTACGTCAACGGCCATCCCAGCAATACCCGGCACGGGCTTTACACCGTAATGGGCTTCGGAGTGCTGGCCGAGGCGGACACGGGCTACCCCCTGCTGCTATCCGAGCTGACGATCGCGACCGCGCTGCGCACCAGCGCCACCTCGCTGATGGCTGCGCGTGCGCTGGCGCGGCCCGACGCACGCCGCATGGCGTTGATCGGCAACGGCGCGCAAAGCGAATTTCAGGCACTGGCTTTTCATTGCCACCTGGGGATCGACGAGATTGCCGTCTACGATGTGGATCCGCACGCAACCGAAAAGCTGATCCGCAATTTATCGGCCTTCCCCGCCCTGAAGATCACGCAGGCGGCCTCGACGGCCGAGGCGGTGCGCGGCGCGGACATCGTCACGACGGTCACCGCCGCCAAGGCCCACGCCACCGTTCTGACGCCGGACATGATCGAGCCGGGCATGCACATCAACGCCGTGGGCGGCGACTGCCCGGGCAAGACCGAGCTGCATGCCGATATCCTGCGCGCCGCGCGGGTGTTCGTCGAATACGAACCGCAGACGCGCATCGAAGGCGAGATCCAGCAATTGCCGCCGGATTTCCCGGTCGTGGACCTCTGGCGGGTGCTCGCCGGTACCGAGGCCGGCCGCCAAAGCGCCGAACAGGTGACTTTGTTCGACTCCGTCGGCTTTGCGTTGGAGGACTACTCAACCTTGCGCTATGTGCACGAACAGGCGCAGCAGCGCAACCTGGGCCTGACGGTTGAACTGGTGCCCGGATCCGAAGACCCGAAGGATCTGTTCCGCTACACGCGCCCGGATTGCGCGCGTGTAGCGATGCGCCGCGTCGCCTGA